The Bacillus carboniphilus genome contains a region encoding:
- the ytxJ gene encoding bacillithiol system redox-active protein YtxJ, translating into MNEIKTSEEFKNYLQKENRFLLLKHSSTCPISHQAYVEVEKYENTGVSVPIMYLVVQTSRDLSNSIAQEYEVKHESPQALFFENGKVKGHMSHWDITSTQLKDLLK; encoded by the coding sequence ATGAACGAAATAAAAACATCAGAAGAATTTAAGAACTATTTACAAAAAGAGAACAGATTCCTATTACTAAAGCATAGCTCTACATGCCCGATTAGTCATCAAGCTTATGTAGAAGTTGAAAAATATGAAAACACAGGAGTTAGTGTCCCCATTATGTATCTTGTTGTCCAGACATCAAGAGACTTGTCTAATTCTATTGCCCAAGAATATGAAGTAAAACATGAATCCCCACAAGCCCTTTTCTTTGAGAATGGAAAGGTAAAGGGTCATATGTCGCATTGGGATATTACGTCAACTCAACTAAAGGATTTGTTAAAATAA
- a CDS encoding bifunctional 3-deoxy-7-phosphoheptulonate synthase/chorismate mutase yields the protein MSNRELEELRDQVSEINLQLLKLINQRGRIAQEIGKVKETQGVNRYDPVRERAMLDELLQHHDGPFEPLTIQHIFKEIFKANLELQEDDHRKALLVSRKKKPEDTIVQIKGEQIGNGTPAFIFGPCAVESYEQVAEVARTVKAKGLKLLRGGAFKPRTSPYDFQGLGFDGLKILKRVADEFDLAVISEIVNPNDVEKALDYIDVIQIGARNMQNFELLKAAGQVDKPVLLKRGLSATLDEFVNAAEYIMAQGNGNIILCERGIRTYEKATRNTLDISAVPILKQETHLPVFVDVTHSTGRRDLLLPTAKAALAIGADGVMAEVHPDPAVALSDSAQQMDFNQFDAFMEEIEKTLHLQKV from the coding sequence ATGAGCAATAGAGAGTTAGAAGAACTTAGAGACCAGGTAAGTGAAATAAATCTTCAATTACTTAAACTTATTAATCAGCGTGGGAGAATTGCCCAAGAAATTGGAAAGGTCAAAGAAACACAGGGTGTAAATCGATACGATCCTGTACGTGAAAGAGCCATGCTAGATGAATTATTACAGCATCATGATGGCCCTTTTGAACCATTAACGATTCAACATATCTTTAAAGAAATTTTTAAAGCAAATCTTGAACTTCAAGAAGATGATCATCGGAAGGCTTTACTAGTATCAAGAAAGAAAAAGCCTGAGGATACAATCGTCCAAATTAAAGGAGAACAAATCGGGAATGGAACACCTGCCTTTATTTTTGGCCCTTGCGCTGTAGAGTCGTATGAACAAGTCGCAGAAGTGGCAAGAACCGTAAAAGCAAAAGGCTTGAAGCTATTGCGTGGTGGGGCTTTTAAACCTAGAACATCTCCCTACGATTTTCAAGGGTTGGGCTTTGATGGTCTGAAAATTTTAAAAAGAGTGGCAGATGAATTTGATTTAGCTGTTATTAGTGAAATCGTAAACCCAAATGATGTTGAAAAGGCATTAGACTACATCGATGTGATTCAAATTGGTGCACGTAATATGCAAAACTTTGAATTATTAAAGGCAGCTGGTCAAGTTGATAAGCCCGTTCTACTCAAGCGAGGTTTATCCGCTACTTTAGATGAATTCGTAAATGCAGCTGAATACATTATGGCACAAGGAAATGGTAATATTATTCTTTGTGAAAGAGGGATTCGTACGTATGAGAAAGCTACTCGAAATACATTAGATATCTCAGCAGTACCAATTCTAAAACAAGAAACTCATCTACCTGTTTTTGTAGATGTCACACACTCAACTGGTAGAAGAGATTTATTGTTACCGACAGCTAAAGCAGCCTTAGCAATTGGTGCTGACGGTGTGATGGCTGAGGTTCACCCAGATCCAGCAGTGGCACTATCTGATTCCGCACAACAAATGGATTTCAATCAATTTGACGCATTTATGGAAGAGATTGAAAAAACTCTACATTTGCAAAAAGTTTAA
- a CDS encoding YtxH domain-containing protein, whose amino-acid sequence MAQNQNDQNQNQESNINAKDFIIGALVGGIVGAATALFMAPKSGKELRGDLSEQAIILKERTGNLRDTAVQKGNEFANTAKEKTNEWSQMIQLQSNELKNKMKSMRNEEVAEEDAEAEVAVSNSNEEMEQKLEETKKAFEEVEGNYKA is encoded by the coding sequence ATGGCACAAAATCAAAACGATCAAAACCAAAATCAAGAATCAAATATCAATGCAAAAGACTTTATTATCGGAGCATTAGTAGGGGGAATTGTCGGGGCTGCTACAGCGCTGTTTATGGCACCTAAATCAGGGAAAGAGCTTCGCGGTGATTTGAGTGAACAAGCTATAATCTTAAAAGAGCGAACTGGAAACCTTAGAGATACTGCTGTCCAAAAAGGTAATGAATTTGCTAATACAGCTAAAGAGAAAACGAATGAATGGTCTCAAATGATCCAACTTCAATCGAACGAACTAAAAAATAAAATGAAGTCTATGCGAAATGAAGAAGTGGCTGAAGAAGATGCGGAAGCTGAAGTGGCTGTTTCTAACTCAAACGAAGAGATGGAACAAAAGCTCGAAGAAACAAAAAAAGCCTTTGAAGAAGTAGAGGGAAATTATAAAGCATAA